Proteins from a single region of Streptococcus mitis:
- the ligA gene encoding NAD-dependent DNA ligase LigA encodes MNKRMNELVALLNRYANEYYTSDNPSVSDSEYDRLYRELVELEAAYPDQVLADSPTHRVGGKVLDGFEKYSHQYPLYSLQDAFSREELDAFDARVRKEVPHPTYICELKIDGLSISLTYEKGILVAGATRGDGSVGENITENLKRVKDIPLTLPEELDITVRGECYMPRASFDQVNQARQENGEPEFANPRNAAAGTLRQLDTAVVAKRNLATFLYQEASPSTRDSQEKVLKHLEQLGFVVNPKRILAESMDEIWDFIQEVGQERDNLPYDIDGVVIKVNDLAGQEELGFTVKAPKWAVAYKFPAEEKEAQLLSVDWTVGRTGVVTPTANLTPVQLAGTTVSRATLHNVDYIAEKDIRKDDTVIVYKAGDIIPAVLRVVESKRISEEKLDIPTNCPSCDSVLLHFEDEVALRCINPRCPAQIMEGLIHFASRDAMNITGLGPSIVEKLFATNLVKDVADIYRLKEEDFLLLEGVKEKSASKLYQAIQASKENSAEKLLFGLGIRHVGSKASQLLLQHFHSIENLAQADPEEVANIESLGCVIAKSLQNYFATEGSEILLKELKEAGVNLDYKGQTVVADAALSGLTVVLTGKLERLKRSEAKSKLESLGAKVTGSVSKKTDLVVAGADAGSKLQKAQELGIEVRDEAWLESL; translated from the coding sequence ATGAATAAAAGAATGAATGAGTTAGTCGCCTTGCTCAATCGCTATGCGAACGAGTACTATACCAGCGATAATCCGTCGGTTTCGGACAGTGAGTATGATCGCCTTTATCGAGAGTTGGTTGAGTTGGAGGCTGCCTATCCAGATCAAGTATTAGCAGACAGTCCGACCCATCGTGTTGGTGGCAAGGTTTTAGATGGTTTTGAAAAATACAGTCATCAGTATCCTCTTTATAGTTTGCAGGATGCTTTTTCACGTGAGGAGCTTGATGCTTTTGATGCGCGTGTTCGTAAGGAAGTGCCTCATCCAACTTATATTTGTGAGCTGAAAATAGATGGCTTATCAATCTCGCTGACTTATGAAAAGGGGATTTTAGTTGCAGGTGCAACGCGTGGAGATGGTTCTGTTGGGGAGAACATCACAGAAAACCTCAAGCGTGTTAAGGACATTCCTTTGACCTTGCCAGAAGAACTAGATATCACAGTTCGTGGGGAATGTTACATGCCACGCGCTTCTTTTGACCAGGTTAACCAAGCTCGCCAAGAAAATGGAGAGCCTGAATTTGCCAATCCTCGTAATGCGGCAGCAGGAACTCTGCGTCAGCTGGATACAGCAGTAGTAGCCAAGCGTAACCTTGCCACTTTCCTCTATCAAGAAGCCAGTCCGTCAACTCGTGATAGCCAAGAAAAGGTTTTGAAGCACCTAGAACAACTAGGTTTTGTGGTTAATCCTAAGCGAATTCTGGCTGAAAGCATGGATGAGATTTGGGATTTTATCCAAGAAGTAGGACAGGAACGGGACAATCTGCCTTATGATATCGATGGGGTGGTGATTAAGGTCAATGATCTAGCAGGTCAAGAAGAACTTGGCTTTACCGTTAAGGCTCCAAAGTGGGCTGTAGCCTACAAGTTTCCTGCTGAGGAAAAAGAAGCTCAGCTTCTATCAGTTGACTGGACTGTGGGGCGTACTGGTGTTGTGACCCCAACTGCCAACCTGACTCCTGTTCAGCTTGCTGGTACAACTGTTAGCCGTGCGACCCTACACAATGTGGACTATATTGCTGAAAAAGATATCCGAAAAGACGATACGGTTATCGTTTATAAGGCTGGGGACATCATCCCTGCCGTTTTACGTGTGGTAGAGTCCAAACGAATTTCTGAAGAAAAACTAGATATACCTACAAACTGCCCAAGCTGTGATTCTGTCTTGTTGCACTTTGAAGATGAAGTGGCTCTCCGTTGTATCAATCCGCGTTGCCCTGCTCAAATCATGGAAGGCTTGATTCACTTTGCTTCTCGTGATGCTATGAATATTACAGGCCTTGGTCCATCTATTGTTGAGAAGCTTTTTGCTACAAATTTAGTCAAGGATGTGGCAGATATTTATCGTTTGAAAGAAGAAGATTTCCTCCTTTTAGAGGGGGTTAAGGAAAAGTCTGCTTCTAAACTGTATCAAGCTATTCAAGCATCTAAGGAAAATTCTGCCGAGAAGCTCTTGTTTGGTTTGGGAATTCGTCATGTGGGGAGCAAGGCTAGTCAGCTCTTACTCCAACATTTCCATTCAATCGAAAATCTGGCTCAGGCAGATCCAGAGGAAGTGGCTAATATTGAAAGTCTTGGTTGTGTGATTGCCAAGAGTCTTCAGAATTATTTTGCGACAGAGGGCTCTGAAATTCTCCTTAAAGAATTGAAAGAAGCTGGGGTCAATCTGGACTATAAAGGTCAGACTGTAGTGGCAGATGCGGCCTTGTCAGGTTTGACCGTGGTATTGACAGGAAAATTGGAACGTCTCAAACGCTCAGAAGCTAAAAGTAAACTCGAAAGTCTAGGTGCCAAGGTAACAGGCAGTGTTTCTAAAAAGACCGACCTCGTTGTTGCAGGAGCAGATGCTGGAAGCAAACTTCAAAAAGCACAAGAACTTGGTATCGAGGTTCGAGATGAAGCTTGGTTAGAAAGCTTGTAA
- the pulA gene encoding type I pullulanase has translation MYNYPMRIHYHRKNGEYDTCSFVKSQDQRIDLLTYKEDYFGALFSFEHPSAHALESLNFVVHTGQTSKEYAIRFNHYPLLTEVWILEGDDRIYYSENPAIASPFYKNQNPFAFDKAINSASFDHHWGYQGELGCRVEDNQAHFALWAPTATEVQVVVYESAVNDAPVWKTFEMERGNSYSYNHKDNTIGVWSLDVEEDLTGKAYQYQVQFPHHQTVTRDPYTIATSPDGKRSAILSHAEKQVENFEVKHGSEATWRLTNPCKAVICEMHIRDLTKSPTSGVDEHLRGTFLGAAQTGTVNLYGQATAFDYIKKIGYNYVQLQPIADRHKEYDEDGNVIYNWGYDPQNYNAPETSLSTNPNDPAQVIRDLKTMVQAYHDAGIGVIMDVVYNHTFSVVDAPFQTTVPDYYYRMNPDGTFQNGTGVGNETASEHEMFRKYMIDSLLYWVQEYNIDGFRFDLMGIHDVKTMQMIRQSLDEIDPNIILYGEGWDMGTGLAPYDKAKKDNAYQMPNIGFFNDNQRDAVKGGEVYGAIKSGFVSGAATEPILAKAILGSRELGTYTHPNQVLNYVEAHDNYNLHDLLATLHPDQSSEQIMRKVETATAMNLLMQGMAFMEIGQEFGRTKLVATGENGELTHDDRERAMNSYNAPDSVNQVNWDLINERQDSIEFIRQIIRLKTETSAFSYPTYDEIYHHVFVHSAHEHSGWIVYEIQGLEHLLVVFNAKGQDFQFENAGNLELLVTNSHLSDKDRVGGVSASVFKVL, from the coding sequence ATGTATAACTACCCTATGCGCATTCATTACCATCGCAAGAATGGTGAATACGACACTTGCTCTTTTGTAAAAAGTCAGGACCAGCGAATTGATTTACTGACTTATAAAGAAGATTATTTTGGAGCTTTATTTAGCTTTGAACACCCAAGTGCCCATGCTTTGGAAAGCTTGAATTTTGTGGTTCATACAGGGCAAACCAGTAAAGAATATGCTATCCGTTTTAATCACTATCCTCTCTTAACAGAGGTCTGGATTTTGGAAGGGGATGATAGAATTTATTATTCTGAAAATCCTGCGATTGCCAGCCCTTTCTATAAAAATCAAAATCCTTTTGCCTTTGATAAGGCCATTAACAGTGCTAGTTTTGATCACCATTGGGGTTATCAAGGGGAATTGGGTTGTCGTGTAGAGGACAATCAGGCTCATTTTGCTCTTTGGGCTCCAACAGCGACAGAAGTTCAGGTTGTCGTTTATGAATCTGCTGTTAACGATGCTCCTGTTTGGAAGACTTTTGAGATGGAAAGAGGTAATAGCTACTCTTATAACCATAAAGACAATACAATCGGTGTCTGGAGTTTGGATGTTGAGGAAGATTTGACTGGTAAGGCTTATCAGTATCAAGTCCAATTCCCTCATCACCAAACAGTGACACGTGACCCTTATACCATCGCGACCAGCCCTGATGGCAAACGTTCAGCTATTCTGAGCCATGCAGAAAAGCAAGTTGAAAACTTCGAGGTTAAGCACGGTTCTGAGGCTACTTGGCGTTTGACAAATCCATGTAAGGCAGTCATCTGTGAAATGCATATTCGTGATTTGACCAAATCACCAACCTCAGGTGTGGATGAGCATCTTCGAGGAACTTTCTTGGGTGCAGCTCAGACTGGGACAGTTAACCTGTATGGCCAAGCAACTGCTTTTGATTACATCAAGAAGATCGGCTACAATTATGTTCAGTTGCAACCAATTGCAGATCGTCACAAAGAATACGATGAGGATGGAAATGTAATCTACAACTGGGGTTATGACCCACAAAACTATAACGCACCAGAAACAAGTTTATCAACCAATCCAAATGATCCAGCTCAGGTCATTCGTGATTTGAAGACCATGGTTCAAGCCTATCACGATGCGGGTATTGGTGTTATTATGGATGTGGTTTATAACCATACTTTCTCAGTTGTTGATGCACCTTTCCAAACAACTGTCCCTGATTACTATTATCGTATGAATCCAGATGGTACCTTCCAGAATGGAACGGGAGTTGGAAACGAAACGGCCAGCGAACACGAAATGTTCCGAAAGTATATGATTGATTCTCTTCTATACTGGGTGCAGGAATACAATATTGACGGCTTCCGTTTTGACTTGATGGGGATTCATGATGTCAAGACCATGCAGATGATTCGTCAAAGCTTGGATGAAATCGACCCAAACATTATCCTCTATGGAGAAGGATGGGATATGGGAACAGGTCTTGCCCCTTATGATAAGGCTAAGAAAGACAATGCCTACCAAATGCCAAACATCGGTTTCTTTAATGACAATCAGCGCGATGCTGTCAAAGGGGGAGAAGTCTACGGTGCTATCAAATCAGGTTTTGTCAGTGGTGCTGCGACAGAACCAATTCTAGCCAAAGCAATCTTAGGAAGTCGTGAACTAGGAACCTATACACATCCAAATCAAGTTCTTAACTACGTGGAAGCCCATGACAATTACAATCTTCACGATTTGTTGGCAACCCTTCATCCAGACCAAAGTTCAGAACAAATCATGCGCAAGGTTGAGACAGCCACAGCCATGAATCTGCTTATGCAAGGGATGGCTTTTATGGAAATTGGTCAAGAATTTGGTCGTACCAAACTAGTTGCGACAGGTGAGAATGGTGAGTTGACCCATGATGATAGAGAGCGTGCTATGAATAGCTATAATGCTCCAGACAGTGTGAACCAAGTCAACTGGGATTTGATCAATGAGCGTCAAGACAGCATTGAATTTATTCGCCAAATCATTCGATTGAAGACAGAAACCAGTGCCTTTTCTTACCCTACTTATGATGAAATTTACCATCATGTCTTTGTGCATTCAGCTCACGAACATAGTGGTTGGATTGTCTATGAGATTCAAGGGTTAGAACATTTACTGGTTGTATTTAATGCTAAAGGGCAAGACTTCCAGTTTGAAAATGCTGGAAATCTAGAACTATTGGTGACCAATAGCCATTTAAGTGATAAAGACAGGGTTGGTGGCGTCAGTGCCAGCGTCTTTAAAGTTTTGTAG
- a CDS encoding MFS transporter, whose translation MNRYAVQLISRGAVNKMGNMLYDYGNSVWLASMGTIGQTVLGMYQISDLVTSILVNPFGGVVSDRFSRRKILMTTDLVCGILCLAISFIRNDSWMIGALIFANIVQAIAFAFSRPANKAIITELVEKDELVLYNSRLELVLQVVSVSSPVLSFLVLQFASLRITLVLDALSFFLAFGLVALLPKKEEKALGEKKLTFKVIISDIKEGVHYIVKQKEIFFLLVMASSVNFFFAAFNYLLPFSNQLYGVQGAYATILTMGAIGSIVGALLASKIKASMEMLLFLLALTGLGVMIMGFTLPSYLSFSGNFICELFMTMFNIHFFTQVQTKVEGEYLGRVLSSIYTLAILFMPIATGLMTWLPSVHLYTFLIIGLGVVILSFLALGYVRTHFKKEI comes from the coding sequence ATGAATCGCTATGCAGTACAGCTGATTAGTCGCGGAGCTGTTAACAAGATGGGTAATATGCTCTATGATTATGGAAATAGTGTCTGGTTGGCTTCCATGGGAACTATCGGACAGACAGTTTTAGGAATGTATCAGATTTCTGATCTCGTCACATCTATTCTCGTAAATCCTTTCGGCGGAGTCGTTTCAGACCGTTTTTCTCGTCGTAAGATTTTAATGACGACAGACCTTGTTTGTGGTATTCTTTGCCTGGCTATTTCTTTCATAAGGAATGATAGTTGGATGATTGGAGCTTTGATTTTTGCCAATATTGTTCAGGCTATTGCTTTTGCCTTTTCTAGACCTGCAAATAAGGCCATTATCACAGAACTGGTAGAGAAGGATGAACTGGTCCTCTATAATTCTCGTTTGGAGTTGGTCTTGCAGGTTGTCAGTGTGAGTTCCCCTGTACTCTCTTTTCTGGTCTTACAATTCGCAAGTCTTCGCATTACCTTGGTATTAGATGCCCTTAGTTTTTTTCTCGCTTTTGGTTTGGTAGCCTTGCTTCCAAAGAAAGAAGAGAAGGCTTTGGGTGAGAAGAAACTCACATTTAAAGTTATTATTTCTGATATTAAGGAGGGAGTTCACTATATTGTGAAGCAAAAGGAAATCTTCTTTTTGTTAGTCATGGCTTCAAGTGTCAATTTTTTCTTCGCAGCCTTTAATTATCTCCTTCCCTTTTCAAATCAGCTTTATGGAGTACAAGGTGCCTATGCCACTATTTTAACAATGGGTGCTATCGGATCTATTGTTGGGGCCCTGTTAGCTAGTAAGATTAAAGCTAGTATGGAAATGCTTCTGTTTTTATTGGCTCTGACTGGACTTGGAGTGATGATAATGGGATTTACTCTCCCATCCTACCTCTCTTTTTCAGGGAATTTCATTTGTGAATTATTTATGACGATGTTCAATATTCACTTTTTTACTCAAGTACAAACCAAGGTTGAAGGTGAATATCTTGGTAGAGTTCTCAGTTCGATTTATACCCTAGCTATACTTTTTATGCCAATTGCAACAGGTTTGATGACCTGGCTTCCAAGTGTCCATCTTTATACTTTTTTAATTATAGGCCTTGGAGTTGTCATCTTATCCTTCTTAGCTCTAGGCTATGTTCGAACTCATTTTAAAAAAGAGATATAA
- the glgB gene encoding 1,4-alpha-glucan branching protein GlgB: protein MDKKKALETFMTGENFHLQHYLGAHREEKNGESGYTFRVWAPNAQAVHLVGDFTNWVENQIPMERNEFGVWEVFTNHAHEGQIYKYNITRANGHQLMKIDPLAVRYEARPGTGAILTEIPEKKWKDGLWLARRKRLSFEERPVNIYEVHAGSWKRNPDGNPYSFAQLKDELIPYLVEMNYTHIEFMPLMSHPLGLSWGYQLMGYFALEHAYGRPEEFQDFVEECHLNNIGVIVDWVPGHFTINDDALAYYDGTPTFEYQDHNKAHNYGWGALNFDLGKNEVQSFLISSIKFWIDFYHLDGIRVDAVSNMLYLDYDDAPWTPNKDGGNLNYEGYYFLQRLNDVIKLVHPDVMMIAEESSSATQITDTKDSDGLGFDYKWNMGWMNDILRFYEEDPIYRKYDFNLVTFSFMYVFKENYLLPFSHDEVVHGKKSMMHKMWGDRYNQFAGLRNLYTYQICHPGKKLLFMGSEYGQFLEWKSEEQLEWSNLEDPMNAKMKYFTSQLNKFYKDHRCLWEIDTSYDGIEIIDADNRDQSVLTFIRKGKKDDMLVCVFNMAPVERKDFTIGLPVAGIYEEVWNTELEEWGGVWKEHNQTVQTQEGLWKDYEQTLTFTLPAMGASVWKIRRRLKPTKIVTSKNQKGVENEE from the coding sequence ATGGATAAGAAAAAAGCTTTAGAAACCTTTATGACAGGTGAAAATTTTCACCTCCAGCACTATCTGGGAGCTCATAGGGAAGAAAAAAATGGAGAATCTGGCTATACTTTTCGTGTTTGGGCCCCAAATGCTCAAGCTGTTCACTTGGTAGGGGATTTCACCAATTGGGTTGAAAATCAAATTCCGATGGAACGAAATGAATTTGGAGTCTGGGAAGTCTTTACCAACCATGCTCATGAAGGCCAAATTTACAAGTACAATATCACGCGTGCAAATGGTCATCAGCTGATGAAGATTGACCCTTTGGCTGTACGGTATGAGGCACGACCTGGTACTGGGGCTATTTTAACAGAGATTCCAGAGAAAAAATGGAAAGATGGTCTCTGGCTAGCTCGTAGGAAACGTTTGAGTTTTGAAGAGCGTCCGGTCAATATTTACGAAGTTCATGCCGGTTCGTGGAAGAGAAATCCAGATGGAAATCCTTATAGTTTTGCTCAATTGAAGGATGAGCTGATTCCTTACTTGGTTGAGATGAACTATACTCACATTGAGTTTATGCCCTTGATGTCTCACCCACTAGGTTTGAGTTGGGGCTATCAGCTTATGGGTTACTTTGCTCTAGAGCATGCCTATGGTCGTCCTGAAGAGTTTCAAGATTTTGTTGAGGAATGTCACTTAAACAATATAGGCGTTATTGTAGACTGGGTACCTGGTCACTTTACTATCAATGATGATGCCTTGGCCTATTATGATGGAACACCGACTTTTGAATACCAAGACCATAATAAGGCTCATAACTACGGTTGGGGGGCTCTCAATTTTGATCTTGGAAAGAATGAAGTCCAGTCTTTCTTGATTTCTAGTATTAAATTCTGGATTGACTTTTACCATTTGGACGGTATTCGCGTGGATGCAGTTAGCAACATGCTCTATCTTGATTATGATGATGCACCATGGACGCCAAACAAGGATGGTGGCAATCTCAACTATGAGGGTTATTATTTCCTTCAACGCTTGAATGATGTGATTAAACTAGTTCATCCAGACGTTATGATGATAGCTGAGGAAAGTTCATCAGCTACTCAGATTACTGACACCAAGGATTCAGATGGTCTTGGTTTTGACTACAAATGGAATATGGGCTGGATGAATGATATCCTCCGTTTCTATGAAGAAGATCCGATTTACCGTAAATATGACTTTAACCTGGTGACTTTCAGCTTTATGTATGTCTTCAAGGAGAATTATCTCCTACCATTCTCACACGATGAAGTGGTTCATGGCAAGAAGAGTATGATGCACAAGATGTGGGGAGATCGCTATAATCAATTCGCAGGCTTGCGCAATCTCTACACTTACCAAATTTGTCACCCAGGTAAAAAATTGCTCTTCATGGGTAGCGAATACGGCCAATTCCTAGAATGGAAATCTGAAGAACAGTTGGAATGGTCTAACCTAGAAGACCCAATGAATGCGAAGATGAAGTATTTTACATCTCAGCTAAACAAGTTCTACAAAGACCACCGCTGTCTGTGGGAAATTGATACCAGCTATGATGGCATTGAAATTATTGATGCGGATAATCGAGACCAGAGTGTTCTTACCTTCATCCGTAAGGGTAAGAAGGACGACATGCTAGTCTGCGTCTTTAATATGGCACCTGTTGAACGAAAAGATTTTACAATCGGACTTCCTGTTGCAGGGATCTATGAAGAAGTCTGGAATACTGAGTTAGAAGAGTGGGGAGGCGTCTGGAAAGAGCATAATCAAACTGTTCAAACGCAAGAAGGACTATGGAAGGATTATGAGCAGACCTTGACCTTTACCCTACCTGCTATGGGAGCAAGTGTATGGAAAATCAGGCGCCGCTTGAAACCTACTAAAATTGTCACAAGTAAAAACCAAAAAGGAGTAGAAAATGAAGAATGA
- a CDS encoding glucose-1-phosphate adenylyltransferase, whose protein sequence is MKNEMLALILAGGQGTRLGKLTQSIAKPAVQFGGRYRIIDFALSNCANSGINNVGVITQYQPLALNNHIGNGSSWGLDGINSGVSILQPYSASEGNRWFEGTSHAIYQNIDYIDSVNPEYVLILSGDHIYKMDYDDMLQSHKDNNASLTVAVLDVPLKEASRFGIMNTDANNRIVEFEEKPAQPKSTKASMGIYIFDWQRLRNMLVAAEKSNVDMSDFGKNVIPNYLESGESVYAYEFNGYWKDVGTIESLWEANMEYISPENALDSRNRQWKIYSRNLISPPNFLGANAHVEDSLVVDGCFVDGTVKHSILSTGAQVREGAEVVDSVIMSGAIVGQGAKIKRAIIGEGAVISDGVEIDGTEEVQVVGYDEVVGVATDED, encoded by the coding sequence ATGAAGAATGAAATGTTAGCTTTGATTCTTGCCGGTGGGCAAGGAACTCGTCTCGGTAAACTCACTCAAAGCATCGCAAAACCAGCTGTGCAATTTGGTGGGCGCTACCGTATCATTGACTTTGCTCTTTCAAACTGTGCCAACTCAGGTATCAACAATGTTGGAGTTATTACACAGTACCAACCACTTGCTCTCAACAACCATATCGGGAACGGTTCAAGCTGGGGACTAGACGGTATCAATTCTGGTGTCTCTATTCTTCAACCTTACTCTGCAAGTGAAGGAAATCGTTGGTTTGAAGGGACTAGTCACGCTATTTACCAAAATATTGACTATATCGACAGTGTTAATCCTGAGTATGTCTTGATTCTCTCTGGGGATCACATCTATAAAATGGATTATGATGATATGCTCCAGTCTCACAAGGATAATAATGCCAGCTTGACAGTAGCAGTTTTAGATGTCCCTCTTAAAGAAGCTAGTCGTTTTGGTATCATGAACACAGATGCTAATAATCGTATCGTTGAATTTGAAGAAAAACCAGCTCAACCTAAATCTACAAAGGCTTCTATGGGTATTTACATCTTTGATTGGCAACGTCTTCGCAATATGCTTGTTGCTGCTGAAAAGAGCAATGTCGATATGTCAGACTTTGGTAAGAATGTCATTCCAAATTACCTTGAGTCAGGTGAAAGTGTCTATGCTTACGAATTTAATGGTTACTGGAAAGACGTTGGTACGATTGAGTCACTTTGGGAAGCCAACATGGAGTACATTTCTCCAGAAAATGCCTTGGATAGCCGTAACCGTCAATGGAAGATTTACTCAAGAAACTTAATTTCACCACCAAACTTCCTTGGGGCAAATGCTCACGTGGAAGATTCCTTGGTTGTTGATGGCTGTTTCGTAGATGGAACTGTTAAACATTCTATCCTCTCAACAGGTGCGCAAGTTCGTGAAGGGGCAGAAGTAGTAGATTCAGTTATCATGAGTGGTGCAATTGTTGGTCAGGGAGCTAAAATCAAACGTGCCATTATTGGTGAAGGTGCAGTTATTTCTGATGGTGTCGAAATTGATGGAACAGAAGAAGTACAAGTTGTAGGATATGATGAAGTAGTGGGGGTAGCAACAGATGAAGATTGA
- a CDS encoding XRE/MutR family transcriptional regulator yields MEHLGKVFREFRTSGNYSLKEAAGESSSTSQLSRFELGESDLAVSRFFEILDNIHVTIENFMDKARNFHNHEHVAMMGQIVPLYYSNDISGFQKLQSEQLEKAKSSINPLYFELNWILLQGLICQRDSSYDMKQDDLDKVADYLFKTEEWTMYELILFGNLYSFYDVDYVTRIGREVMEREEFYQEIGRHKRLVLILALNCYQHCLEHSSFDNASYFEAYTEKIIGKGIKLYERNAFHYLKGFALYQIGQCKEGCKQMQEVMHIFDVLGLPEQVAYYQEHYEKFIKN; encoded by the coding sequence ATGGAACATCTTGGAAAAGTATTTCGTGAATTTCGGACAAGTGGAAATTATTCTTTAAAGGAGGCCGCAGGAGAGTCCAGTTCAACCTCTCAGTTATCTCGCTTTGAGCTTGGGGAGTCTGACCTAGCAGTCTCACGTTTCTTTGAGATTTTGGATAACATTCATGTCACAATCGAAAATTTCATGGACAAGGCAAGGAATTTTCACAATCATGAACATGTTGCTATGATGGGACAAATTGTGCCCCTTTACTATTCAAATGATATTTCAGGTTTTCAAAAGCTTCAAAGTGAACAACTTGAAAAGGCTAAGAGTTCGATCAATCCTCTTTATTTTGAGCTGAACTGGATTTTGCTACAAGGTCTGATTTGTCAAAGAGATTCGAGTTATGATATGAAGCAGGATGATTTGGATAAGGTAGCAGATTATCTTTTCAAAACAGAAGAATGGACCATGTATGAGTTGATTCTGTTTGGTAATCTCTATAGTTTCTACGATGTGGACTATGTCACTCGAATTGGTAGAGAAGTTATGGAGAGGGAAGAATTTTACCAAGAGATTGGTCGCCATAAGAGATTGGTTTTGATTTTGGCCCTTAATTGTTACCAGCATTGTTTAGAGCATTCTTCTTTTGATAATGCTAGCTACTTCGAGGCTTATACAGAGAAGATTATTGGCAAAGGGATCAAACTGTATGAGCGTAATGCTTTCCATTATCTAAAAGGCTTTGCCTTGTACCAAATAGGACAGTGTAAAGAAGGTTGTAAGCAGATGCAAGAGGTCATGCATATTTTTGATGTGTTAGGTCTTCCTGAGCAAGTAGCCTATTATCAGGAACACTACGAAAAATTTATCAAAAATTAA